The Tumebacillus amylolyticus genome window below encodes:
- a CDS encoding acyl-CoA thioesterase, whose protein sequence is MSQETTQGLPPKRMVESRAVKASIVLPPDTNNHNTMFGGKVMSYIDDIAAISAMRHCRQRVVTASTDSVDFLHPIRLGDSICLESFVTWTHKTSMEVFVKVTAEDLMTGHRAICATSFLTFVALDPDNRPIVVPPVFPESEEEKFLHDSAPARNEIRRERRATSRELAEKFHLAKPWEV, encoded by the coding sequence ATGAGCCAAGAGACGACCCAAGGCCTGCCGCCCAAGCGCATGGTGGAGTCGAGAGCGGTCAAGGCGAGCATCGTCTTGCCACCTGATACCAATAACCACAACACGATGTTCGGGGGCAAAGTAATGTCCTACATCGACGACATTGCCGCGATCTCGGCGATGCGTCATTGCCGCCAGCGCGTGGTTACGGCTTCGACCGACTCGGTGGACTTTTTGCACCCGATTCGATTGGGGGATTCGATTTGCCTCGAATCGTTCGTAACGTGGACGCACAAGACCTCGATGGAAGTGTTCGTGAAAGTGACGGCGGAAGACTTGATGACGGGGCATCGCGCGATCTGTGCGACTTCGTTCCTGACCTTCGTTGCGCTTGACCCGGACAACCGTCCGATCGTTGTGCCGCCGGTGTTTCCGGAGAGCGAAGAGGAGAAGTTCCTGCACGATTCCGCCCCGGCCCGCAACGAAATTCGTCGTGAACGCCGTGCCACGTCCCGTGAACTCGCGGAGAAATTCCACCTCGCGAAACCCTGGGAAGTGTAA
- a CDS encoding spore coat protein, with protein sequence MKKPAKKRSGSKMVRPSYSRPVKSHRAPVQEESRVQKMIDAVEAEAVFDDTAVEQEARQVEETFQDSHECIIIRDSEDVFVHTTNTHAAVNLQAALQLAIAVVLSITIGDSPTSDSILQELTQRTETTQLTRQKLLIENSSDVHVTTTDTDAAVNIQLLLQVLLALVVKLDVL encoded by the coding sequence ATGAAAAAACCTGCCAAAAAACGCTCTGGGTCCAAAATGGTCCGCCCGAGCTACAGCCGCCCGGTCAAATCGCATCGCGCGCCGGTTCAAGAAGAGTCCCGCGTACAAAAAATGATCGATGCGGTCGAAGCGGAAGCTGTGTTTGACGACACCGCCGTTGAGCAAGAGGCGCGTCAAGTGGAAGAAACGTTCCAAGACTCCCACGAGTGCATCATCATCCGCGACTCCGAAGACGTCTTCGTTCACACCACGAACACGCATGCGGCGGTCAACCTGCAAGCAGCTCTGCAACTGGCGATTGCGGTCGTGCTCTCGATCACCATCGGTGATTCCCCGACCAGCGACTCCATTCTCCAAGAGCTCACCCAACGCACCGAAACCACGCAGCTCACGCGTCAGAAACTGCTGATTGAAAACTCCTCCGACGTTCACGTCACCACGACCGACACCGACGCAGCGGTTAACATCCAACTGCTTCTCCAAGTGCTGCTCGCGCTCGTCGTGAAACTCGACGTTCTGTAA
- a CDS encoding metallopeptidase TldD-related protein, with protein sequence MALQTGQLISDLIEHLNQHPDVAQWSVLQEQKREWQHYLIQTRPEATREVTQEVYKVTLYHTHPHPSGEGTSMGVSTITLTDSDLPNIPAKIEEGLLSASLTNNEPWTIPQPEHYPDVPLVDEATLQNPFGTLEAFTAELFQAVEKEDGVRMSAAEMFFEEITLRLFNKEGVQVEQRETSFLVEVVLLAKSGESEEMEHWFVEKRRRIEDLNIAELIAENAQYARDSIVAELPKTWLGPVVISYSQFEDLFSPLHFRSGAQYKYMKLSNLVPGESFFGEAEVEGEAFNASFSSVLPYGNRSYRFTGEGLAGREVAVVENNEFRRYISTKRYADYLGIEATGEAGNLVLQPGTTPEEDLVKGPVYYIVAFSAMMPNTFTGDFAAEIKLGYYIDEHGNRTPVKGGSVSGNIFHMLTHAKYAQESVFSGGYQGPVSIRFENRLTIAGE encoded by the coding sequence ATGGCATTGCAAACCGGACAGTTGATCTCTGACCTGATCGAGCATTTGAACCAACACCCGGACGTCGCGCAATGGTCGGTTCTGCAGGAGCAGAAGCGGGAGTGGCAACACTATTTGATTCAAACACGTCCGGAAGCGACTCGTGAAGTCACGCAGGAAGTCTACAAAGTGACGCTCTACCACACGCATCCGCATCCGTCGGGCGAGGGGACGTCGATGGGCGTTTCTACGATCACGTTGACCGATTCCGATCTGCCGAACATCCCCGCCAAGATTGAAGAGGGCTTGCTCTCGGCGTCGCTCACCAACAACGAACCGTGGACGATTCCGCAACCGGAGCACTACCCGGATGTGCCGCTCGTCGATGAAGCCACGCTTCAAAATCCGTTTGGCACGCTCGAAGCGTTCACCGCCGAACTGTTCCAAGCGGTGGAGAAGGAAGACGGCGTGCGCATGTCGGCCGCTGAGATGTTCTTCGAAGAGATCACGCTTCGACTCTTCAACAAAGAGGGCGTCCAAGTCGAGCAGCGTGAAACTTCGTTCCTCGTGGAAGTCGTGCTGCTTGCCAAGAGCGGGGAAAGCGAAGAGATGGAGCACTGGTTTGTGGAGAAGCGCCGTCGCATCGAAGACCTCAACATTGCAGAACTGATTGCGGAAAACGCGCAATACGCGCGTGACAGCATCGTCGCCGAACTGCCGAAGACGTGGTTGGGTCCGGTCGTCATCTCGTATTCGCAATTTGAAGACCTGTTCTCGCCGTTGCATTTCCGTTCCGGTGCGCAATACAAATATATGAAGCTCTCCAATCTGGTGCCGGGTGAGAGTTTCTTTGGCGAGGCAGAAGTTGAGGGCGAGGCGTTCAACGCGTCGTTCTCTTCGGTGCTGCCGTATGGCAATCGTTCGTATCGCTTCACCGGCGAAGGTTTGGCGGGACGTGAAGTGGCGGTTGTCGAGAACAACGAATTCCGTCGCTACATCTCCACGAAGCGCTATGCCGATTACCTCGGCATTGAAGCGACTGGCGAAGCGGGCAACCTCGTCCTGCAACCTGGCACGACGCCGGAAGAGGATCTGGTCAAAGGCCCGGTCTATTACATCGTGGCGTTCTCGGCGATGATGCCCAATACGTTCACGGGTGACTTTGCTGCGGAGATCAAGCTCGGGTACTACATCGATGAGCACGGCAACCGAACTCCGGTCAAGGGCGGGTCGGTCAGCGGGAACATCTTCCACATGCTGACTCATGCCAAGTATGCGCAAGAGAGCGTTTTCAGCGGGGGCTACCAAGGACCGGTGTCGATTCGTTTTGAAAACCGCTTAACCATCGCGGGCGAATAG
- a CDS encoding spore coat protein, producing MSKWSALSGSHHPSKCHHEEATVEQEAAQVSKTLQSSEEHIIIRDSCEVHVHTTDTKAAVNLQVALQLAVALVLSITIADSDDADHVAQELLQKVSVKQVSNQRTLIENSRNVRVTTTDTDVAVNIQVLLQLLVALVAKLDIL from the coding sequence ATGAGCAAATGGTCTGCCCTGTCAGGCTCGCATCATCCGAGCAAGTGTCATCACGAAGAAGCAACGGTTGAGCAGGAAGCTGCGCAAGTATCGAAAACTTTGCAATCTTCCGAAGAACACATCATCATCCGCGATTCCTGCGAAGTTCACGTTCATACCACCGACACCAAAGCGGCGGTCAACCTACAAGTCGCGTTGCAACTCGCAGTCGCGCTCGTTCTGTCCATCACCATCGCAGACAGCGACGATGCGGATCACGTCGCACAAGAACTGCTGCAAAAAGTCTCGGTCAAGCAGGTAAGCAACCAACGCACCTTGATCGAAAACTCCCGCAACGTCCGCGTCACCACCACCGACACCGACGTCGCCGTCAACATCCAAGTTCTGCTCCAACTTCTGGTTGCACTCGTCGCCAAGCTGGATATTCTCTAA
- a CDS encoding MFS transporter, translating to MLTILRDRRMLYLILANILSSIGSGITMLGVPWLLVNRAGGDEIFGYMTLFTTLILFVVSPYIGVLIDRFSRKKILLTSEVIGGSIVLAMALWGLWTGEFATWQLITTYFGGSLYYSLHFTTQFAFTQEIFSREQYQMLNGVMEVQNQTASMIAGALSSVLLDRIDLSTILLFDASTYAIGFLLFLGIPYVPAVRAGIARVSVWRNIAEGFQYLREKPVLTVFLICSLMTFLVLMAGNYLFPIYVTQELHAGADVLGLADMCYAIGAILAGISIPVLVGRLGPFRSIVLTFTSYTVAILLIGFYPLTWLYMALKLVLGWGNAGTRVARNTVMMELVPNPLMGRVNSFFNAFGMGTRVLLLAIFTRTIAYTGSAMSFVICGVLLLLCFVGVLAGRKLFVVKKDLSRHLSG from the coding sequence ATGTTAACCATTTTACGCGACCGACGGATGCTCTATCTCATCTTGGCGAACATTCTTTCTTCCATCGGCTCGGGCATTACGATGCTCGGCGTGCCGTGGTTGTTGGTGAATCGAGCGGGTGGAGATGAGATCTTCGGGTACATGACGCTGTTCACGACGCTGATTCTCTTCGTCGTCTCGCCGTACATCGGCGTGCTGATCGACCGTTTTTCCCGCAAAAAAATCTTGCTGACGTCCGAAGTCATCGGGGGCAGCATCGTGCTGGCGATGGCGCTCTGGGGGCTGTGGACGGGAGAGTTTGCCACTTGGCAGTTGATCACGACCTACTTCGGCGGCTCGCTCTACTATTCGCTGCATTTCACCACCCAGTTTGCGTTCACGCAGGAGATCTTCTCTCGTGAGCAGTACCAGATGCTCAACGGCGTCATGGAAGTGCAGAACCAGACCGCTTCGATGATCGCGGGGGCGCTGTCTTCGGTGTTGCTCGACCGAATCGACCTCTCGACGATCTTGCTGTTCGATGCTTCGACGTATGCCATCGGGTTTCTGCTGTTCTTGGGCATCCCGTATGTACCGGCGGTGCGTGCCGGAATCGCGAGGGTGTCCGTTTGGCGCAACATCGCCGAAGGGTTCCAGTATCTCCGGGAGAAGCCGGTGCTCACCGTGTTTCTGATCTGTTCGCTGATGACGTTCCTCGTGCTGATGGCAGGCAATTATCTATTTCCGATCTATGTCACGCAGGAGTTGCATGCGGGCGCGGATGTGCTCGGGCTGGCCGATATGTGTTACGCGATCGGCGCGATCCTCGCCGGGATCTCGATTCCGGTCCTCGTGGGTCGTCTGGGACCGTTTCGTTCGATTGTGTTGACGTTCACTTCGTATACGGTTGCGATTCTGCTGATTGGTTTTTATCCGCTGACTTGGCTGTACATGGCGTTGAAACTCGTGCTCGGCTGGGGCAATGCCGGAACGCGGGTGGCGCGCAATACGGTCATGATGGAGTTGGTGCCCAATCCGTTGATGGGGCGGGTCAATTCGTTTTTCAATGCGTTTGGCATGGGGACGCGGGTTTTGTTGCTCGCGATCTTCACCCGCACGATCGCCTACACGGGGTCGGCGATGTCGTTTGTGATCTGCGGCGTCCTGCTTTTGCTGTGCTTCGTCGGTGTGCTCGCCGGACGCAAGTTGTTTGTCGTCAAAAAAGACCTCTCCCGCCACTTGAGCGGGTGA
- a CDS encoding class I SAM-dependent methyltransferase — protein MSESNNLELKHVVFVGRTWEDYVQMFSLQEADLPGRKILDCPGGAASFARTAGERGVDVTATDIAYHFTPDELLGKGLSDLETLQQLMQKNPEVLKHAEQNKRFASLLSDMTQTLHETIADIRQQGYGTRYVPGRLPELPFADREFDLTLSGNLLFIYSQQLGLDFHLNAVRELMRVTRHEIRLYPLVTPEEQESPFLADVLRLAEAEGWSHEQLPSTYELMPGHNLLRLYRS, from the coding sequence ATGAGCGAATCAAACAACCTGGAATTGAAACATGTCGTCTTTGTCGGCCGCACCTGGGAGGACTACGTCCAGATGTTCAGCCTGCAAGAAGCGGACTTGCCGGGGCGCAAGATTCTCGACTGCCCGGGCGGGGCCGCCTCGTTTGCCCGCACGGCAGGAGAGCGGGGAGTGGATGTGACGGCGACAGACATCGCCTACCATTTCACGCCGGACGAACTGCTCGGCAAGGGCTTATCCGATCTGGAAACGCTGCAACAGCTCATGCAAAAAAATCCCGAAGTCCTCAAGCACGCGGAGCAGAACAAACGTTTTGCCAGCCTCCTGTCCGATATGACGCAAACTCTCCACGAGACGATCGCCGACATCCGCCAGCAAGGTTACGGGACTCGCTATGTGCCGGGCCGGTTGCCCGAGCTCCCGTTTGCCGACCGTGAGTTTGACCTCACGCTGTCCGGCAACTTGCTGTTCATCTATTCGCAACAGTTGGGCCTCGACTTCCACCTGAACGCCGTGCGCGAATTGATGCGCGTCACACGCCACGAGATTCGCCTGTACCCGTTGGTCACGCCGGAAGAACAGGAATCGCCGTTCTTGGCGGATGTGTTGCGGTTGGCGGAAGCGGAAGGCTGGAGTCATGAACAACTTCCCTCCACCTACGAACTCATGCCGGGTCACAACTTGTTGCGGCTGTATCGTTCCTGA
- a CDS encoding sterol desaturase family protein: MKRYVREFFSHWSIVAIVLFILVTAALLGSHWATWQTWLSVLVGALVFFSTEYTTHRYLFHMKPPQNATLRKLLYRLHYDHHEVPNELHLLLLPLWYSIPNFSVLWLLSYLITGSAVLTWAVVLGGVLGMFYYEWVHYVAHRPIKPRTPWGRWMKKVHLWHHYKSEHFWYGVSNPLMDYLLGTFQDEKTVEMSPTARKLNL; encoded by the coding sequence ATGAAAAGATACGTACGCGAGTTTTTCAGCCATTGGAGTATCGTGGCAATCGTGCTGTTTATTTTGGTCACCGCCGCATTGCTTGGCTCCCATTGGGCCACGTGGCAGACATGGTTGAGCGTGTTGGTCGGGGCTTTGGTGTTTTTCTCCACCGAGTACACCACCCACCGCTATCTGTTCCATATGAAGCCGCCTCAAAACGCGACGCTTCGCAAGCTCTTGTATCGGTTGCACTACGACCACCACGAAGTTCCCAACGAATTGCACCTGTTGCTGTTGCCGCTCTGGTACAGCATCCCGAATTTTTCGGTGCTGTGGTTGCTGTCCTACCTGATTACGGGAAGCGCTGTCCTCACATGGGCCGTCGTGCTCGGCGGGGTACTGGGGATGTTTTACTACGAGTGGGTTCACTATGTGGCGCATCGCCCGATCAAACCGCGCACCCCGTGGGGCCGTTGGATGAAAAAAGTCCATCTCTGGCACCATTACAAAAGCGAGCATTTCTGGTACGGCGTCTCCAACCCGCTGATGGACTATCTCCTCGGCACCTTCCAAGATGAAAAAACGGTCGAGATGTCCCCGACCGCCCGTAAATTAAATTTGTAG
- a CDS encoding metallopeptidase TldD-related protein, with product MTTAYFQETTATLRSFLPSLIEEMERRVPYASVVVLSTTGTRIAVDYTKESVDPFTPNVGAVITVYDGERLWEHATHDLTRDNLYRRAMALVEQALPVKNGPNLQLGEKREGHYIAKAARLPENVSLREKLELCKERLAFAKGLDSRLSNVLVGYTEMREQKLFVDRHTLVSQDLTRMALNALVFASDGTTQDWDVAATSGSGGFERIVLPDESLVIAKDNALQLLTAERIQPGLYDCITAPFVSGLIAHEAFGHGTEIDMFLKDRAKGREYLNRQVAAECVSMYDDPTVEGAFGSHFIDDQGQLASRTTIIENGILKQGIGDLYSTSLLELPRTSNGRRESYMRKAYSRMTNTYFGQGQHSLDEMMADIDDGIYLESGENGMEDPKGWGIQCTIHLGREIKRGKFTGKVYKSIGLTGYVPELLSSISMVGGDFHLGPGTCGKGHKEWVPVTDGGPHLRLKGRLG from the coding sequence GTGACAACTGCCTATTTTCAAGAGACAACCGCAACTTTGCGTTCGTTTTTACCGAGTTTAATTGAAGAGATGGAGCGCCGCGTGCCGTATGCATCGGTCGTTGTGCTCTCGACGACGGGAACCCGGATTGCTGTCGACTATACCAAGGAATCGGTCGATCCGTTCACACCGAACGTCGGCGCGGTCATCACCGTGTACGACGGGGAACGCTTGTGGGAACATGCCACGCACGACTTGACGCGCGACAATCTCTACCGCCGCGCGATGGCTTTGGTTGAACAAGCGTTGCCGGTCAAAAACGGTCCGAATTTGCAACTGGGTGAAAAACGTGAGGGCCACTATATCGCCAAAGCGGCTCGTTTGCCTGAAAACGTATCGCTTCGTGAGAAGTTGGAACTTTGCAAAGAGCGCCTCGCGTTCGCCAAAGGTCTTGATTCTCGCTTGTCCAACGTCTTGGTTGGCTACACGGAGATGCGGGAACAGAAATTGTTCGTCGACCGTCATACGCTGGTCTCGCAAGATTTGACCCGCATGGCGTTGAACGCGTTGGTATTTGCTTCCGACGGCACCACGCAAGATTGGGACGTGGCGGCCACTTCGGGCTCCGGCGGGTTTGAGCGCATCGTGCTGCCGGATGAGAGCTTGGTGATTGCCAAGGACAACGCTCTCCAATTGTTGACGGCAGAACGCATTCAGCCGGGTCTCTACGATTGCATCACCGCGCCGTTCGTCAGCGGATTGATTGCGCATGAAGCGTTCGGGCACGGTACAGAGATTGATATGTTCCTCAAGGACCGCGCCAAGGGCCGGGAGTATTTGAACCGCCAAGTGGCGGCCGAGTGCGTCTCGATGTATGACGACCCGACGGTGGAGGGTGCGTTTGGCTCGCACTTTATCGACGACCAAGGGCAACTTGCATCGCGCACGACGATCATCGAGAACGGCATTCTCAAACAAGGCATCGGCGACCTTTACTCGACTTCATTGTTAGAATTGCCGCGCACTTCGAACGGCCGTCGCGAATCGTACATGCGAAAAGCGTATTCGCGCATGACGAACACGTACTTCGGGCAAGGGCAGCATTCGCTCGACGAAATGATGGCGGACATCGACGACGGCATCTATCTTGAATCGGGTGAAAACGGCATGGAGGACCCGAAAGGCTGGGGCATCCAATGCACGATTCACTTGGGCCGTGAGATCAAACGCGGCAAATTCACGGGCAAAGTCTACAAGTCGATCGGTCTGACCGGCTATGTGCCGGAATTGCTGTCGAGCATCTCGATGGTCGGCGGAGACTTCCATCTCGGCCCGGGCACCTGTGGCAAAGGCCACAAGGAATGGGTTCCGGTCACCGACGGCGGTCCGCATCTTCGATTAAAGGGGCGATTGGGCTAA
- a CDS encoding amidohydrolase, which translates to MTTIFTNARVYTMDSTQPRAEAIAVREGRILAVGSNADIRLQFASADAQVIDLDGATVLPGLIDNHLHVSNHGLKLSQLDFSNVTSAEDMLRLIREWAARAQQDEWVVGIGWNENNFADRHIPTLAELDEAAPHHPIFLTRICNHAFLTNTKGFGRAGVHSNSSDPSDGAYGRDEAGHFTGMIFENAYRPFRAAIPKMSYDELKSALRLGVQDALRHGLTSVHTEDLRYLGGWANTWNMYRELIVGEDLRLRANHLVYYEFLDEFIESGMTTGDGDEWVNVGAVKMFADGAMGGRTALMSFPYPDAPHTHGTAILSQDEMNDIARRAAAHGMPIAVHAIGDGATDIVLNAMEQNPVATHRHRLIHAQVLRPEQIERMKKFGDSLALDLQPRFVPSDFPWVKERIAEHYWPTSYAWKTLLEAGLLCGGGSDAPIEPIEPLLGIHAAVTRRKPNETHEGYGPEQKLSIEQALHLFTIGGTYATREEDVKGTITAGKFADLTILDGDIMTSEPDAILETNVIRTVIGGKTVFEN; encoded by the coding sequence ATGACCACGATCTTCACAAACGCCCGTGTCTACACGATGGATTCAACCCAACCCCGTGCCGAAGCCATCGCGGTCCGCGAAGGACGCATCTTGGCAGTTGGCTCCAATGCGGACATTCGCTTGCAGTTCGCCTCCGCCGATGCGCAAGTCATCGACCTCGACGGCGCGACCGTGCTGCCGGGCCTGATCGACAACCATCTACACGTCTCCAACCACGGCCTCAAGCTCTCGCAACTCGACTTCTCGAACGTCACGTCCGCCGAGGACATGCTCCGACTCATCCGCGAATGGGCAGCTCGTGCGCAGCAGGACGAGTGGGTCGTCGGCATCGGGTGGAACGAAAACAACTTCGCCGACCGCCACATTCCAACGCTCGCCGAACTGGACGAAGCTGCACCGCACCATCCGATCTTCCTCACACGCATCTGCAACCATGCGTTCCTCACCAACACGAAAGGCTTCGGACGAGCAGGCGTTCACTCAAACTCCTCCGATCCGTCTGACGGTGCGTACGGTCGAGATGAAGCGGGCCATTTCACCGGCATGATCTTCGAAAACGCCTACCGTCCGTTCCGTGCCGCGATCCCGAAGATGAGCTATGACGAATTAAAAAGCGCGCTGCGCCTTGGTGTCCAAGACGCGTTGCGCCACGGCTTGACCTCCGTGCATACAGAAGACCTCCGCTATCTCGGCGGGTGGGCGAACACGTGGAACATGTACCGTGAACTGATCGTCGGAGAAGACCTCCGCCTGCGTGCCAACCATCTCGTCTACTATGAATTTCTCGACGAGTTTATCGAATCGGGCATGACCACGGGCGACGGAGACGAGTGGGTCAATGTAGGTGCCGTCAAAATGTTCGCAGACGGCGCGATGGGCGGTCGCACGGCCCTGATGTCGTTCCCGTACCCGGATGCCCCGCATACGCACGGCACCGCGATTCTCTCGCAAGACGAGATGAACGACATCGCCCGCCGAGCTGCGGCACACGGCATGCCGATTGCCGTTCACGCCATCGGAGACGGCGCGACCGACATCGTGCTCAACGCCATGGAGCAGAATCCGGTCGCCACTCACCGCCATCGTCTCATCCACGCGCAAGTTCTGCGCCCGGAACAAATTGAACGGATGAAAAAATTCGGCGACTCCCTCGCGCTCGACTTGCAACCTCGTTTCGTCCCGTCCGACTTCCCGTGGGTGAAGGAACGCATCGCCGAGCACTATTGGCCGACCTCCTATGCGTGGAAAACCCTGCTCGAAGCCGGGCTCCTCTGCGGCGGCGGCTCTGACGCACCGATTGAACCCATTGAACCGTTGCTTGGCATCCACGCCGCCGTCACCCGTCGCAAGCCAAACGAAACACACGAAGGCTACGGCCCCGAGCAAAAACTGAGCATCGAACAAGCCCTGCACCTCTTCACCATCGGCGGCACCTACGCCACACGCGAAGAGGACGTCAAAGGCACGATCACAGCCGGCAAATTCGCCGACCTCACGATCCTCGACGGCGACATCATGACCTCGGAGCCGGATGCCATCCTCGAAACCAACGTCATCCGCACCGTCATCGGTGGCAAAACCGTCTTCGAAAACTAA
- a CDS encoding N-acetylmuramoyl-L-alanine amidase, translated as MKKWVSVLATTALTLAVSGTAVPTFAAQSDSKTLATAPTLENAFAAAAKEFNVPKELLMAVSYTESRWQMDTELDASEHGNGKGLMHLSDNSFKKALSDAAKQLGVKAKDLESDPTLNIRGGAFVLAKAQKDLGKSLTSNLNDWYEAVASFEGASQKQEGVLFADEVFRVLKEGTSLTIEGGTLSVAGDKTLAPNKGAYTNVEYGLTSVTTLTPDYSGAIWNPASTSNYQVATRPTSNPINYVIIHDTEGSYSGSINWFKDPAAQVSAHYVVRSSDGQITQMVQEKDIAWHARSFNTNGIGVEHEGYEAQTGWYTDAMYTTSAALVKSICQRYGIPMDREHILSHSELWGNDHTDPGKNWDWNKYMTKITGVSKNWTVVNVDDQDTASGAFTFSGPSQYWHPITGYGLHNEINYTNGNGTVISNYATWKPTIPVAGNYEVKVFIPSNYAATTGAKYEIHYNGGVVTKTVNQSLYSNQWVSLGTYNFATGTAGYVKLGDNTGDKVSIGFDTIRFIGQ; from the coding sequence ATGAAAAAATGGGTTTCGGTCCTCGCGACCACTGCACTTACCCTTGCTGTCAGCGGAACGGCAGTTCCGACGTTTGCGGCACAATCGGACAGCAAAACTCTGGCAACCGCTCCGACGCTTGAGAATGCATTCGCAGCGGCTGCCAAGGAATTTAACGTTCCGAAGGAATTGCTGATGGCAGTTTCCTACACCGAGTCTCGCTGGCAGATGGACACCGAGTTGGATGCGTCTGAACACGGCAACGGCAAAGGGCTTATGCACCTGAGCGACAACTCCTTCAAAAAAGCGCTGAGCGATGCGGCCAAGCAACTGGGCGTCAAAGCCAAAGACCTCGAGTCCGACCCGACCTTGAACATCCGCGGCGGTGCTTTCGTACTCGCGAAAGCTCAGAAAGACCTCGGCAAGTCATTGACTTCCAACCTCAACGACTGGTATGAAGCGGTCGCTTCGTTTGAAGGCGCGTCTCAAAAGCAAGAGGGAGTTCTGTTTGCAGATGAAGTCTTCCGCGTCTTGAAGGAAGGCACATCGCTTACCATCGAAGGCGGCACTCTCTCCGTCGCAGGCGACAAAACCCTTGCTCCGAACAAAGGCGCGTACACCAACGTCGAGTACGGCCTCACTTCGGTGACAACGTTAACTCCGGACTACTCGGGCGCGATCTGGAACCCGGCGTCCACCTCCAACTACCAAGTGGCGACCCGTCCGACTTCGAATCCGATCAACTATGTCATCATCCATGACACCGAAGGCTCCTACTCCGGCTCCATCAACTGGTTCAAAGACCCGGCGGCGCAAGTTTCGGCGCACTATGTCGTCCGTTCCTCCGACGGTCAGATCACCCAGATGGTTCAGGAAAAAGACATCGCATGGCACGCGCGCTCCTTCAATACCAACGGAATCGGCGTCGAGCATGAAGGCTACGAAGCGCAAACCGGCTGGTACACCGATGCGATGTACACGACTTCGGCCGCTTTGGTGAAATCGATCTGCCAACGCTACGGCATCCCGATGGACCGCGAACACATCCTCTCCCACTCGGAACTGTGGGGCAACGACCACACCGATCCGGGCAAGAACTGGGATTGGAACAAATACATGACCAAAATCACGGGCGTCTCCAAGAACTGGACCGTCGTCAACGTCGATGACCAAGACACCGCATCCGGTGCCTTCACGTTCAGCGGCCCGTCTCAATACTGGCACCCGATCACCGGCTACGGCCTCCACAACGAAATCAACTACACCAACGGCAACGGCACCGTCATCTCCAACTACGCGACCTGGAAGCCGACCATCCCGGTGGCGGGCAACTACGAAGTCAAAGTCTTCATCCCGTCCAACTACGCTGCGACGACCGGAGCGAAGTACGAAATTCACTACAACGGCGGCGTCGTGACCAAAACGGTCAACCAAAGCCTGTACTCCAACCAATGGGTTTCGCTTGGCACCTACAACTTCGCAACCGGCACCGCCGGCTACGTGAAGCTCGGCGACAACACGGGCGACAAAGTCTCGATCGGCTTTGACACGATCCGTTTCATCGGCCAATAA
- a CDS encoding C39 family peptidase → MQSLGKTAWVLTGCLLLSGCGVSKEPTAGLPSVTEIAPLSVAASPTAVTAHEIANVPILKQGPELPTGCEATSLTMLLQYEGLNVDKTQVVSKLPTVAVPNYEGSDGDEMVGGDPNRGFVGDPFTDEGYGVFHEPIADVLAEYLPGRARDLSGKSFDEVLAALADDHPVVAWMAMDLADVSTAYVWKTEDGEEIQWKVPEHCVLLTGYEEHSVTVHDPYSGQIVHYDRERFRQVWEDMGSQAVTVQSKA, encoded by the coding sequence GTGCAGAGTCTGGGAAAAACGGCATGGGTGCTGACCGGGTGCCTTTTGTTGAGTGGATGTGGTGTTTCAAAGGAGCCCACGGCGGGGTTGCCGTCCGTGACGGAGATCGCGCCGCTGTCGGTGGCGGCAAGTCCAACAGCTGTGACGGCTCACGAGATCGCGAACGTGCCGATCTTGAAGCAAGGGCCGGAGTTGCCGACGGGATGTGAAGCGACGTCGCTTACGATGTTGTTGCAGTACGAGGGGCTGAACGTGGACAAAACTCAAGTGGTTTCGAAGCTTCCAACGGTCGCGGTGCCAAATTATGAAGGCAGTGACGGCGACGAAATGGTGGGCGGCGACCCGAACCGGGGGTTCGTGGGAGACCCTTTTACCGACGAGGGGTATGGGGTGTTTCACGAACCGATTGCCGACGTACTGGCGGAGTATCTGCCGGGTCGAGCGCGAGATTTGAGCGGCAAGTCGTTTGACGAGGTGCTGGCGGCGTTGGCGGACGATCATCCGGTGGTGGCGTGGATGGCGATGGACCTCGCCGATGTCTCCACGGCGTATGTCTGGAAAACGGAAGACGGCGAAGAGATTCAATGGAAAGTGCCCGAGCATTGCGTGTTGTTGACAGGCTATGAGGAACACTCCGTCACCGTCCACGATCCGTACAGCGGGCAGATTGTCCACTATGACCGCGAGCGATTCCGTCAAGTTTGGGAAGACATGGGCTCGCAGGCGGTCACGGTGCAGAGCAAGGCATAG